The genomic window GTTTTGGCTTCTTCTAACTGTTTCGGAAAATAATTAAAAAGAATATTTACATCTGCAGTATCAGCCACATAATCTACCACTTTAGACATAAACTCTAAAGGATATGTTTTTAATTTTTCGCTTCCTAAAAGGCTGATCATAACTGTTTTTCGATTTTTTGCAACATTATGTTTTTCAAAAAGAGCAACAGCTTCCAAATTTTCTTTTTCAGAAACAAATAATTTCGGAATTGGATCAATTTTAATTTTGAGGTCTAAAGGTTCTAATAACGAAAGCCTTCTTTCGATTGCCAAACCTAAGTTCGTTTTAGGAAAAGGCTCAAACGGAACATTATCAGTATATAAAAAGTTTCTTCCTGATTTTTTATATGATATTTTTCGTTTGGCATTGCTTAACAAAACCAATGTCCAGCTTTCGAGTTTCGAATACGCATCAATTAATAAATCATACTTTTCTTTTCTGATCTGAAGTCCAAGATTTAATAATTCTTTTTTGCTTTTTCGATGTTTTTCTTCAAACAAAATAATATTGTCAATACTTGAATTGCCTTCTAAAACGGGAGTTGTTGAGGAATAGACCAAATAATCGATTTGTGAGTTAGGGTAGGCAACACGCAAATTATTGCAAATAATGCTACTGATCAGCACATCACCAATCATTTTTTGTTGAATTACAAGTATCTTCATATAAACAATTAGATCTTTTTAGGTGTGTGCAAATTGAAGCAAAAAAAATCCAAATTCCAATCTTATCAATTGAAATTTGGATTTTTTTTACTATATTTTTCTTTAAAATCTATACTGCAACATCGTATTCACGAAGAGCATTATTTAAAGAAGTTTTTAAATCTGTAGATGGTTTACGAGTACCAATAATTAAGGCGCAAGGAACTTGAAATTCTCCTGCTGCGAATTTTTTAGTGTAGCTTCCAGGAATCACTACAGAACGAGCAGGAACAAAACCTTTCATTTCTACTGGCTCATCACCTGTAACATCAATGATTTTTGTTGAAGCAGTTAAGCAAACGTTAGCACCAAGAACAGCTTCTTTTCCTACGTGAACACCTTCAACAACAATGCAACGAGAACCAATAAAAGCGCCATCTTCGATAATAACAGGAGCAGCTTGTAATGGCTCAAGAACCCCGCCAATACCAACACCACCGCTTAAGTGTACATTTTTACCAATTTGTGCACAGCTTCCAACTGTAGCCCAAGTATCAACCATAGTTCCTTCGTCAACATAAGCACCAATGTTTACATAACTTGGCATTAAGATAACACCGCTGGAAATGTAAGCTCCGTAGCGAGCAACAGCATTTGGTACAACACGAATTCCTTTTGCAGCATAATCTCTTTTAAGTAACATTTTATCATGATACTCGAAAATACCAGATTCCCATGTTTCCATTTTTTGAATTGGGAAATACATAACAACAGCTTTTTTAACCCATTCGTTAACCTGCCATTTATCGCCAACTGGTTCAGCAACGCGTAATTTTCCTGCGTCTACCAATTCGATTACTTCTCTAATAGCATCAGTCGTTGTAGTTTCTTGTAATAAAGCTCTGTTTTCCCAAGCTTGTTCAATTATAGTCTGTAAAGAATTCATACGTTTAAATTTTTGGCAAAGATAAGGTATTTGTAGAAATGCAAAAAAGTAAAGCGACTCGAAAATGTTACAGGTTTAACTTTTTGTTTCTTATTTGTAAAACTATGAAATGTTGTTTTTATCAAAATTCTAAAACTACCTCTAGAAGTTTTTTTTATGTCAAAATATGACAAAAGTCAGATTTTCTGTTTTTTCTTCTCTCTAATTTCGCATCATTGAAAAACATTCCATTCAATAAAATTAATCATATAAGCAGTAAAATATGAATCAAGAAAATCAACTTCAGAACAGAGTAATTATTGACAAAGAGGTAACTTGGGATAAAACACAAGTTATTATGAGTAAAACAAATGCCTTTGGTATTATCGAATATGCCAATGAAGTATTTGTAGATGTTTGTGGTTACGAAGATTATGAATTAATGGGACAGCCGCATAATATTATACGTCACCCAGACATGCCAAAAGTTATTTTTAAAGTGCTTTGGGAGAATCTTAAAAATGGTAAAAACTTTCATGCCATTGTAAAAAATCTGGCTAAATCTGGAAGATATTATTGGGTAATTACCGACTTTGAAATCGCTCGTGACGAAAATGATGTAATCGTAAATTATTTTGGACGAAGACAATCTGTACCGCAGGAAGTAATTGCAATGCATATAGAGCCTTTGTATAAAAAATTATTACAAATCGAAGCGGCAAGCGGAGTTGAATTCAGCGAAAAATACCTAATTGGATTTTTAGAAGAAAAAAAGAGATCTTATGTTGAATATATTAAGGAGTTGATTTACGAACACGAAAAAGCACAGTCCAAGTTTGCTAATTATGTTGAGGAAGAGGACGGAGAAGAGGAAGAACACAGAGGCTTTTTTGGTCGATTGTTCGGAAGATAATTGAAGTTATTTTTTAGGTTTGAATATTTGGATAGGTCCGTCTTGAGTTTTCGAGGCGGATTTTTTATTTTACAAAGTCAGTTGATTGTTGATTACTCTATTATTAAAAGATTGTATATAAGCTTTTATAAATTTTTCGGCTTCTTTAACTTTGAATGTATTCCGTTTCATTAAATTATTTTTTAATAAAGTATCTTCTTTCCATTTATAGAAACCAATAGTTTTATTATTACCAAATGCGAGGTAGAAATCGCCGTCTATATAATGATAAGTACCTTCAAGATAATATACAACAAAGTCATCTTTAACTTTGTAACTCTTTCCAAAGCTTACAATTTCTGCTTTTATATTTAAGTAATCTAAAATACTCGGCATAATGTCAATTTGTTGAAAGTTTTTGTCGTGTACACCAATAAGATCTGGATTTGAAGGATCAAAGAATAAGATTGGAATTCTAAACTTCCCAATATTTGTTTTATCTGTATTTCTATCACCTGATGAAGTGTGATCTGCTGAAATTACAAAAAGTGTGTTCTTGTACCAATTTTGTTTTTTAGCAGTTTCAAAAAATCTTCGAAGAGCGTAATCAGTGTAAGCAATGCTTTCTTGTATTCTTGTAGTTCCTTTTGGAAATTTTCTAATATATTTTTTTGGTATTGTATAAGGATTATGAGAAGAAATGGTAAATAAAGAACTAAAAAATGGCTCTTGAAAAGAAGAAAGTTTCGAAGAAAAGAACTGTAAAAATTCTTCGTCAAAAATGCCCCATTTTCCATCAAAAGCTTCTGGTCCAATATATTGATCCTTTCCGTAGTATTGATCAAATCCTGCCACTTTTGCATATTGATCGAAGTTCTGGCTTCCGTTAAAAGCACCATGAAAAAAAGAAGTCGAATAACCTTCTTTCTTTAAAATTTTAGGGAGACCATTTATTTTATTTACGGAATAACTGGATGATATAAAAGAATTATTCATTAAACTTGGTACACTTGAAAGTATCGACGGGACTGCATCAATAGAAACTTTTCCATTAGCAAATCCATTTTTAAAATAATATGATTTCGTAATAAGAGAATCTAGAAACGGAGTTTGACCACGTCCAATATTTTCATTTCCAAAGCTTTCTAATATTAAAACAATAACATTTTTTTTATCTGGAGTTTTGGTTGTTTTTAATGAAATAACAGGACTGTAGATCTTTTTTAATTCTATAGAATCAAAATAGCTTACTTTTTCAAGATCATCTTTTTTTATAAAAGTCTTTATAATCGTGAAGGGAGTGTTTAGAACTAAAGGGGTATTAGTAATTGAGCCAAACTTTATTCCGTCAACAATCCTTATAGGCTTCTTTTGTAAACCGCCGCGGCCTAAAATCATTAAAAGAGTTACTCCAACTGCCAGAAAAACTGTTTTCTTGTAATAGTCTTTTTTAATTAATTTCTTAGTAAATGAAGTGCCATTTAAATCTGGAATCATTTTCCATAATAGTATACTAAGAATTATAAAAACCACTGCTATGTACCAAAACTCTTGAAGAAAAGATGGAATTAGACCAATTGCTTCATGTTGCATTCCTTTTGCTGTAATCATTCCAAATGTGCTTCTCCTTCCAGTAAATCTATAATAGATAATGTCAATAAAATTTGTAGCAATAAATAACAAATTAACCAGATAATAAGCGATTTTTACGATAAGCTGGTATCTATTAGTGTACTTAAAACGACCAGGTATTAAGTGAGCAATTAGAAAAATCAGATTAATATAACTGACAGCAGTAAAATCGAATAACAGACCGCCAAGAAATGTTTGAAAAGTGAAAGTATCTAGTAGTTTAAAATTTATCAAATAGAATAAAACTCTAGATAATTGATACATCAAAATAATCAATATAAATCTTTTGAAAAACAAGGAAGTGCTTTTTTTGTAATTATTCATTTTAAACCTTTTAAAACAACAACTTTTAGTTATTATTGAAATCTATACTTTTTTAATTGTGAGATAGTTTGCAAATAAAAGTGAGTTATAGTTCATTAAATTACAGAGGAGGACATTTTTATAACGGAATAAGACATTTCTCGCCGTTATTGAATTATATAAAAAAAATAAGGGTTTTTAGAAATTACTCCTTTAATAAGGAATATAGTGTAATGTTGGTTTTTTAATTAAATTTGTCAAAAAAGAATAATGCCAAGAATCCTTTCAATAGATTACGGACAAAAACGCACAGGAATTGCTGTTACAGACGAAATGCAGATTATAGCATCTGGTCTTACAACAATTCCCACTCATACTTTGCTTGATTTTTTAAAAGATTATTTTGCAAAAGAAAAAGTCGAAGCAGTATTAATCGGTGAGCCAAAACAAATGAATGGCCAGCCTTCAGAAAGTGCTTCGGTAATTAATGGTTTTGCAGTTCATTTTTCAAATATTTTCCCAGACATGAAAGTCATTAGGGTTGATGAGCGCTTTACTTCAAAAATGGCGTTTCAAACAATGATCGACAGTGGTTTAAGTAAAAAGCAGCGACAAAACAAAGGATTAATAGACGAGATTTCTGCTACAATTTTACTTCAAGATTATCTTTCCTCAAAAAGATAACGTTGTTGGTCGTATTTTTTATTTATAATTTAATGGTTTTTAGAAAATCCTAACTTTTATCATGTAAAAATTAGTTTTTTTTTGCAATTAAAAAAGTACCTTTGCACTTTAAATAAAAATACTGTTATGCCTGACGAAACCATACGTTCAAATAGTGATGTAGTACTCATTGGCGCTGGAATAATGAGTGCCACTCTTGGAGTAATTTTGAAAGAATTACAACCGGATATAAAAATTGAAATTTACGAAAGATTAGATGTTGCTGCTGCAGAAAGCTCTGATGCTTGGAATAATGCAGGAACTGGACATTCTGCTTTTTGTGAATTAAATTATACTCCAGAAAAGGCAGACGGCAGTATCGATCCTAAAAAAGCAATAAGTATTGCTGAATCATTTGAGATTTCAAGACAGTTTTGGTCGTACTTAGTGCAGGAAAAAAAAGTGCCTTCTCCTGAAAATTTTATTAAAAGCGTACCTCATATGAGTTTTGTGTGGGGAGATAAAAACGTAAATTATTTAAAAAAGAGATTTGAAGCGCTTCAAAGCAATCCAATTTTTTCTGAAATGACTTTCAGTACCGATTTTGAGCAGCTTCAAAAATGGATGCCGCTGGTAATGGAAGGTCGTAATGCCGACGAAAAATTAGCTGCAACGCATATGGAAATTGGTACCGATGTGAATTTTGGTGCTTTAACCAGAAGTATGTTCAATTATTTAGAAAAACTAGATGGCGTTTCTTTATTTTTTAATCACGAAGTTAAAAAACTGAGACAGCGTGAAGACAAGTCTTGGAGAATTAAAATTAAAGATTTATCTACGGGAAAAACTCGTAAAGCTTATACTAAATTTGTATTCATTGGTGCTGGTGGCGGCTCTCTACCGTTATTGGAAAAAGCAAATGTACCAGAAGGACATGGTTACGGCGGTTTTCCAGTAAGCGGGCAATGGCTAAAATGTACCAACCCAGAGGTTATTGAAAAACATCAGGCAAAAGTGTACGGGAAAGCAAGCGTTGGAGCTCCTCCTATGTCTGTTCCTCATATTGACACTCGTGTCATTGATGGTGAAAAAGCACTTCTTTTTGGACCATTTGCTGGATTTTCAACTCGTTTCCTGAAAAACGGTTCCTATTTAGATTTGCCTTTATCGATTAAGCGCAATAACTTAATTCCGATGCTTGCAGCGGGATACCATAATATACCACTTACAAAATATTTGATAGAGCAGGTTCGCCAGTCTCCTAAAGACAGAATGAACGCACTTCGTGAATATTTGCCAACTGCCCGCTCTAAAGATTGGAAATTAGAAAAAGCAGGACAACGTGTTCAGGTTATCAAGAAAGATGAAAAAGAAGGCGGTGTTCTAGAATTTGGAACTGAGGTAATCAATACTCATGACGGATCTTTGGCAGTTTTATTAGGTGCTTCTCCAGGTGCATCTACTGCTGTAGCGATTATGGTTGATTTGATAAGCAGATGTTTTACAAATCAAATTAAAACACCAGAATGGGAAGCTAAATTAAAGAAAATGATTCCTTCTTATGGTCAGACTTTAAATGATAAGCCGGAGCTTTTAGCAGAGCTTAGAAAACATACAGCAGAAGTTTTAAAAATAAAATAAGCTTCTAATATTGATAGATTAAAAAACAAATCCAGATGAATTAATCTGGATTTGTTGCTTTTAGGTCGGTTGTGTTTTTTAGAATTTTTTCGGCAAGATTACTCATCCAGATTAATTGTTCTATAACCATTGAAGCTTCCTGCATTTTGGCTTGGCGCGTTTCTTTGTCAAGTTCGTCATCTTCTGCTAAGCGCGTAAAGTTTTTTCGCTTCAATTCTTCAAATTGTAATGTTACATCTTCCTTTTCAAAAAATGTATCTTTTAAAACAACTTCATTCCTTAAAATAGAAATAGAATGATCAAGATTGGCTAAAATAGTTTTGATGATATAATTAAAAGATTCAGAAGCAGAAGTTGTTTGATGGGATTGAATGTAAGTTGACAGCGATGCTAAAGCAGATAATAAAGAATGGTTTAGAACCACGAGTTTATTTACCAAAGGCATTGTTTTCTGTTTTGATTTTGGTTCCTGCATCATGCGTTGAAACGACGTCATCAAATTTCCTATTTCAACAAAAGCATTTTTTCTGGCTAATCTATAGGATGTTGGGACTTCTCCTTTTTTATTATAAAAATCAGCAATTTCCTTGAGATAATTTCGATTGGCACGAATGGCATTTTCAATATGAATGGGAGTATTAATAAATTCCCATGCCGGCCATAAAAATTGATTGGCAATAAAAGCTAGAACTGCGCCTGCGAGTGAATCTAAAATTCGGTATTGAATAACTTCATTAATATCCGGAGTTAAAATTCCGTATATAAAAACCACATACATCGTGACAAATGTTGCGCTGATCTTATAATTGATCTGCGTAAACGAAATTCCCAAAAGCATACAAATGATTGAGAAAATACTCAAAGCAACATGATTTTGAATAACAGAAACAATTCCGAAAGCTAAAATCCCTCCCAAGACCGTTCCGAACATTCTATTATAGGATCGCTCTTTTGTTAAGCCATAACCCGGACGCATGATTACAACAATTGTCAGCAAGATCCAGTAAACGTTTTGAAAAGGAAGAATCTGACCCAGAAAAAAACCAATCAGAATTGTAATAGTTAATCGCAGCGAATGCCTGAAAATAGATGAGGAATAACTTAAATTTTCGATCAAAGTTCGAAGCGGATAATATTGCGGCGTAAGGAATTTTTCAAGCTCTTTATCTTTGTCTTTTAATTTATAAGACTGCATTGCCAATGAAAATGCTCGCTGAATAATCTTGATTTTTCCAACCTGATTTTTAGCATATTTCAGCATATTCGTCAGCATTAAAACGCCTTCGGCTGCTTCATCTTTTCCTAAAGTTTTTTCGTAATCAAAAATTGCAAATTCAAGGGCATCAAGTTCGTTCTTTAAATCATGTTTGTCTACATAAACGCTGATGTGGCGAACATTTTTTGAAAGTTTTTTTAAAGTCGAAGCCAATTTATAAGCCACATTTTGATAGGTTCTTAAAACCTCTGGATGCTTCGCAAATTTGATGTGAAGTTTGCTGTGATCAAAAGAAGTATAAAGCGCAAGTTCTTGAATTTCGACTAATGTGATAAAAACCAAAAGCATTTTTCTATTCTGACTTGTAATTCCAGATGCATTCTGATTTCCGATCAGCATTTTTCTCAAATCTTCGTGAATAAGATTTAATTCTACCTGAACAGCCAGTTGTTTTTCGATAATTGCTTTTCTATTCGCTTCGGGACTCCATAAATCGCCTCTTAATTTTAAATATTTGGCAGTTAGTTTTATACCTTCAGCAATTTGTAATTCTACATATTTATAAGGCTGTACTAAATGAAAAATAAGCGAAACAATTAAGTATAAAATTCCTCCAATAAATATAAAACCAGAATATTCTAACGCCTGCCAGCCCTCGTGCAAATGCCCAAACGAAAGGGAAATAGATAATAATGCAGAAAAAGATATTAAAGTTGCACGCTGTCCGTAAACCGAAATCATAGAACAGATAAACAGTAAAAATCCTAAAAATGGATAAAATAAAACAGGATAAGGATAGACCAGATTAACCAAAAGGTTAACGCCGGAAACGATAAACGATGCAGCAATTAATCCTTTAATTTTATGACTCAGTGAACTTGGAATATCGCTGGGATAAGTATAAAAAGCTCCTAGTGCTATTGTAAAACCAATTTCAAAATGACCTAAAAAATTTAAAACTAAAACAGGAACAACAGAAGCAATGGTTACTTTAGAAGCATTGAAAAAAGAGGTACTGTTGGTAAATTTCGAAATTTTATCAAACATAAAGAGAGGTTTACTAGCAAAGGTAAGAATTGTACGAGTGATTTTGGCATAATTATAGCTGAGATTTTTAACGGTTTTGAAAAAATATGATATAAAATAGTAATAGAATTATTCATTGACTATTTTTTACTATTTTTGCCAGCTGAAATATGAGAACTTTAGTTCTGGTTTTGCAGCACATAAAAAACATAAATAAAAACAAATGATTTTACCAATTGTAGGATACGGTGATCCTGTTTTGAGAAAAGTAGGGCAGGACATTACACCAGAATATCCAAATCTAAAAGAAACGATCGCAAATATGTACGAGACTATGTATAATGCGTACGGAGTTGGGCTTGCAGCACCGCAGGTTGGACTGCCAATCCGTTTGTTTGTTATTGATACAACGCCTTTTAGTGATGATGAGGATCTTCCTTCAGAGGAACAAAAAGATTTGAAAGGTTTTAAAAGAACTTTTATCAATGCTAAAATCGTTAAGGAAGAAGGTGAAGAGTGGGGTTTTAATGAAGGCTGTTTAAGTATTCCAGATGTTCGTGAAGATGTTTACAGAAAACCAATTGTTACAATTGAATATTATGACGAGGATTTTGTAATGAAAACAGAGGTGTTCGACGGCTTAATTGCAAGAGTAATTCAACACGAATACGATCATATTGAGGGGATTTTATTTACAGATAAAATTTCGTCTCTTAAAAAACGTTTAATTCAAAAGAAACTAAAAAATATTACTGAAGGAAAAACGTTTCAGGAATATAGGATGAAGTTTTTTGCAGCCAAAAAAGGGAGATAAGTTTTCTAGATATTTAGAAACAAAAAAATAAATCAAATTCTTAATACTAATTTTAATAAAAATGAATTTAACGAAAATTTTAGCCATTTCAGGAAAACCAGGTCTATACGAATTGAAAGTTCAAACTCGTACAGGTTTTGTGGCGGAATCATTAATTGATGGGAAGAAGATTACTGTAAATCTAAAAAGCAATGTAAGTTTATTGTCTGAAATTTCGATTTATACTTATGAAGGTGAAAAACCATTAACTGAAGTAATGCAGCAAATTGCCGTTAAAGAAAACAAAGGTCAAGCGATTTCTCATAAAGAAGACAATGCTACTTTAGCCGCATATTTTAAGCAGATTCTTCCAGATTACGACGAAGAAAGAGTTTATCCATCAGACATCAAAAAAGTATTAAACTGGTATAATACGCTTCAAGCAAAAGGTTTAGTTACAGATTTAGCTCCAGCTGTTGAAGAAACTAAAGAAGAAGCTCCAGCTGCTGAAGAAAAACCTAAAAAAGCTCCAGCTGCTAAAAAAGCAAAAGCTAAAAAAGAAGAATAGTAACTTATTCTTTTAATTATATATAATATCCTGTTAAGATAGTTTTCTTGACAGGATTTTTTAATTTTACAAGATCGAGTTTTAAATTAAAAAGAGCTTCAAGATGAATAGAGAAAACCAGTTACAAGCATTTGAGAGATTATTAAATATCATGGATGAACTTCGTGAACAATGCCCGTGGGACAAAAAGCAAACCCTGCAGACATTGAGACATTTAACAATCGAAGAAACTTATGAACTAGGCGATGCTATTCTGGACAATGATTTAGATGAAGTTAAAAAAGAATTGGGAGATTTGCTATTGCACATTGTTTTTTATGCTAAAATAGGAAGCGAAACAAACGATTTTGATATTGCCGATGTCTGCAATGAAATCTGTGAAAAATTAATTCACCGTCATCCTCATATTTATGGTGATGTTAAAGTGGAGAATGAAGAAGAGGTGAAACAAAACTGGGAAAAATTAAAACTGAAAGAAGGTAAAAAATCTGTTTTAGAAGGTGTTCCAAGAAGTCTTCCAGCTTTGGTTAAAGCAAGCAGAATTCAGGATAAAGTAAAAGGAGTAGGCTTTGATTGGGAGGAACCGCATCAAGTCTGGGACAAAGTACAAGAGGAATTACAAGAATTACAAGAAGAAGTAAAATCTGGAAATCAGGATAAAATTGAAGACGAATTTGGTGATGTACTATTTTCGATGATCAATTACGCCCGTTTTTTAAATGTTAATCCAGAAGACGCTTTAGAAAGAACTAATAAAAAGTTCATCAAACGCTTTCAATACTTAGAAAGTAAAGCAAACGAATTAGGAAAACCTTTGATGGATATGACGCTTACCGAAATGGATGTTTTTTGGAACGAAGCTAAAAAACTTTAATTATCGGCCAATTTTTTTAAGGCGCGAACATTTTTAAGCATTATCTTTTTACCAACCAATTCAATCAATTCCAATTTATTAAAATCAGATAATAAACGAATACAGCTTTCTGTTGCAGTGCCAATAATTCCAGCAAGTTCTTCTCTTGTCAATTGAACTTTTAGGGTTTTATCGGTGTCTTCGCCAAACGCTTCGTGTAACTGAAGTAAGGTTTCTGCCAGTCTTTGCTTCACTGTTTTTTGGACCAAAGCAATTTTTTCATTTTCAGATTCCTTTAAATCTTCGCAGACAGACTGCATCATATTTAAAGAAAACTGATTATTGCTGTTAAAGAAGTTGATGATTTCGGTTTTAGGAATAAAACAAACTTCCATGTCTGCAATAGCCTTAGCAGTTAAATTTGCCGGCTCATTACTAATCATAGAACGCTGCCCAAGAAGTTCACCAGATTTTACCAATTTTACAATTTGGTCTTTCCCGTTTGCACTCAATT from Flavobacterium fluviale includes these protein-coding regions:
- a CDS encoding Crp/Fnr family transcriptional regulator, giving the protein MNKCDQCIVRQLSSLKALNKEEVIKLANSKTTYKIKKGEAIFEEGEVTNGVFCVKDGVGKLSKLSANGKDQIVKLVKSGELLGQRSMISNEPANLTAKAIADMEVCFIPKTEIINFFNSNNQFSLNMMQSVCEDLKESENEKIALVQKTVKQRLAETLLQLHEAFGEDTDKTLKVQLTREELAGIIGTATESCIRLLSDFNKLELIELVGKKIMLKNVRALKKLADN